GGACACTAGGACATTCTGAAACCTGGGAGTTGTGGTGCGTGGGGGGGGCACTGACCAGGGAAGACTCCATGTGTGTGATCCATCTTGTTGAGCGTGCGGAGGATCAGCCTGCCGCCCTGCTGCAGAGACGCCAGGAACTGAGCCTCATTCTCGTTAATGATGTCCATGATCTAGAGGGAGAacaccagctgtcaatcaaaagcTGCTGTTACACTCACTGATGTCATTTCCTCAGAGAACACGTGACTCACCCGGTCGACCTCCGTGTGCAGCTCAGGGTACACGTCGCCCTGCGGACGAGGGGGCGGGATTAGTGACGTCCCTACAGTTActtgatgtttttatattttcaagtGATCACGTGACATGAGGTGACTTCTTGAAAATCATTCTCGGTGAGACATGTCAGAGGGATGAAGGGAAATGCATTCACCAGGGAGTGGGTAACCGTGGGAACCAGGCTGGCCAGCGCACCGGGAGGAGCCTGAAGAACCTCGACACAAAAACGAACCGCTCTGCGTAAAATCCTCCTCAGCACCaacctgtcacacaaacacacaaaatacacaaagtgCTCTTGTCGCGCTGCAGAAACTGACAGCTGATTGGTGGAAGACTCACTCGGCTCCGGACATGCCAGGATGAACGCCGTCTGCAATGCAGACTGATAACGTGCGGATGTGATCGGCCACCACCCTGTACGCCATGTCCACCTTCCCCTGGTCGGCTGCACCCGTCAGGCCGCCGTACGCCCCGACCTTTGacacctgaggacacacacatcgCTAGGGCAACAGACTCATTGATGTAATAACACAACCAACATTCAAACCATGACCCTGAGGACAGACAACTCCTGGTGACTCATGGGTAATGTGGAGGTGCGTACCTGGTGGATGGCGTGGAGCAGGGGGGTGAAGAGGTCGGTGTCGTAGTTTGACCTCTTCCCCTGCAGGACGCTCACCAGCCTCTCCAGACCCAGACCAGTGTCCACACTGAACCGAGGCAGCAGGCGCAGACTGTGGTCCGActccctgaggacacacacaccagggttaTAGAGGTGTGTgtagagtgagagagtgtgtgagtgagtgagagagtgagagagtgagagagagagagagtgagagtgaaagagtgagtgagtgtgtgagtgagtgtgtgagtgagtgagtgagtgagagagtgtgtgagtgagtgtgtgagtgaaagagtgagagagtgtgtgagtgagtgtgtgagagagtgagagagtgagagagtgagtgagtgagtgagagagtgagagagtgtgagagtgagtgagagagtgagtgagagagagaaagagtgagagagagaaagagtgagtgagtgtgtgagtgagtgagtgtgtgagagagtgaaagagtgagtgagagagtgaaagagtgagtgagagagtgaaagagtgagtgagagagtgagtgagagagtgaaagagtgagtgagagagtgagtgagagagtgagtgagagagtgagtgagagagtgtgagagagagtgagtgagtgagtgagtgagagagtgagagagtgagtgagtgagtgtgtgcgtgtgtgagtgagtgagagagctagtgagtgagagagctagtgtgtgagagagtgagagagtgagtgagtgagtgagagagtgagagagtgagagtgtgagtgagtgagtgagtgagtgagtgagtgagagagtgagtgagagagtgagtgagtgagtgagtgagtgagagagtgagtgtgtgagtgagtgagtgagtgagtgagtgagtgagagagtgagtgagagagtgtgagagtgagtgagtgagtgagtgagagagtgagtgagtgtgtgcatgagtgagtgtgtgaaagagtgagtgagtgaaagagtgagagagtgagtgagagagtgagtgagagagtgagtgtgtgagtgagtgagtgagtgagtgagagagtgagagagagagtgagagagtgagagagtgagtgagtgagagagtgagtaagtgagtgagtgagtgagtgagtgagcgagtgaaCGAGTGaacgagtgagagagagtgagtgagtgagtgagagagtgagtaagtgagtgagtgagtgagtgagtgagtgagcgagtgaacgagtgagagagagtgagtgagagagagagagagtgagtgagtgagtgagagagcgagtgtgtgagagagtgagagagagagtgaaagagtgacagagagagagagagtgagtgagtgagtgagtgagagagagtgaaagagtgaaagagagagagagtgagtgagtgagtgagtgagtgagtgagtgagtgagtgagtgagtgagtgagtgagtgagtgtgtgtgtgtgtgtgtgtgtgtgtgtgtgtgactgagtgtgtgtgtgtgtgtgtgtgtgtgtgtgactgagtgtgtgtgtgtgtgtgtgtgtgtgtgtgactgagtgtgtgtgtgtgtgtgtgggtgtgtacctGTTGTACTGAATGAAGACCAGGTTCCAGATCTCCACCACCTCAGGACTGTCGGCGTTGACTAGCCTGGCGGCGTCTCGCCCCCCCCCGTGGTCGTAGTGGATCTCGGTGCAGGGGCCACAGGGGCCCGACTCTCCCATCTCCCAGAAGTTCTCCTTGAGGCCGAATGGCAGGAGTCGGCTGGGGGGGACCCTGAGGAGGAGACATCATCACTGACCTTCAGTCTGATCTACAACCGGAGCCCGACCCTGAACCCTTCAGTGCGAGTCTCGTACCCGATGTCCAACCAGATCTGTCGAGTCTCCTCATCAGCCGATAAACCCGACGCAGCATCTCCAGCAAAGTAGGACACGTAGAGTCTGTCTGCAGGAATCCCATAATGTTCCGTGAGGAGGTCCCACGCCATCGAACACGCCTcctcctaaacacacacacacacaaatcactgtGAGGCCTGACAGGCTCAACCCcctccaaacaggaagtgaccccTGACCTTGAAGTAGTCTCCAAAGGACCAGGTTCCCAGCATCTCGAAGAAGGTGTGGTGATACAGGTCCCGGCCCACGTCCTCCAGGTCGTTGTGTTTGCCTCCGGCTCGGACACACTTCTGGCTGTTGACCACCCTGCGGTACGAGGCCATGGCACTGCGGGGGTCCACCGTGCCCAGGAAGACCGGCTTGAACTGAACAGAGGAAGAACTACATGAATGAAGAACCAACAAAGAAGAATATCGCACCCCTGTCCGTGCTGGGAGGTGGTCTGGtagttttactcttgttgagggtgaagaTCAGAGGATGTTCCACCTTGTTAAGATCTATTGGACATATTGTGATTtctgaatatgggctatacttATACAATTTGATTTATAGAAAACTTAAACAATCAGCTGCTGGATCTATATAAGGATGCTGACAGTTAACGATGTGATTGAACACTGATCAGATCTCAAATTAATTGATCCTCATGTGGTCAGCCATCACCTGCAGAAAATATGGATTTCAGGTCAATtgtgtgaaaacagcttcacGGTGAAAATGAAGTTCAAATCAACAacagatacatttattattgtatCATTAAACAGTTCAACAGGTTAATGATCATCATATTTATGAGATGTCACTAGTAcgtttatttataattttcacCGTGAAGCTGTTTTCACTAAATTAACCTGAAATCCATATTTTCTGCAGGTGATGGCTGACCACATGAGGATCAATACATTTCAGATCTGTTCAATCACATCGTTAACTTTCAGGATCCTTGTAATGATCCAGCAGCTGATTGTTTACGTTTTCtataaatcaaattttattagtaTAGCACATATTCAGAAACAAAAGtgggattttattttcactagttttgaacagaaaaataaaattccCACTTGTTTCATTTCCACAAATAAAGAGCAAGTGTGTTCTGATTGGTTTCACGTGAGAGCCAACGAcccttattttgaaaaggctaGCCCTCAGCTGTTCGCTATCCGGGCCGCACCGTGGACCGGTACCGACCTGGTTCATGCCGGCGTTGACGAACAGCAGGCTGGGGTCTCCCCGGGGCCGGACCCGGGAGGACGGGACCAGCAGGTGTCCGTGCCTCTGCCGGAAGAACTCCAGGAAGCGGCTCCGGACCTGGGCCGCGGGCAGCTCCGGAGCACAGCCGCTGGAGGAGCGAGCTGAGCCGGCAGAGAGGAGGCCCAGAGGCCGGTCGAGCTGCCGGAGCCTCCGGAGCCCGAACCGGAACATCTGGACCCGGACTGAGATCTCACTGACGGACCCGGACGGACCCGGACTGACCCTGAACCAAGTCGAACCGCCCTCCACAGGCTGTAATGATGCGCATGCGCACTGTCACCGTCTTTTCTTCTGCTAATGAGGACCATGACAGTGAGAACGTCAGCGCCCCCTATTGTTCAAAGAGCACAGTCCTCCACGTACTGACTGGTATTATGAactaacataacataacataacataacacaacataacataatgtaatataatataacattacataatacattataatatgatataacataatataacataacataacaaagcataacataacataatgtaatataatatagaagtacataatatattatattatgatataacataatataatataacataacataacataacataacataacataacataatataatataatataacataacataacataatatgatataatataatataatataatataacataatataatataacataacaaagcataacataacataatgtaatataatatagaattacataatatattatattatgatataacataatataatataacataacataacataatattatataacataatacaatataatataatataacattatacaatataatatgaCATGACACCAAATAATATAATAGATTATGATATAAGATAAtatcatattttaatatataatgatGTGATATATCTCCCATCCAGTGAATTGTTGGGttgaatttgtattatttttgttaaacaTGTGAGCAGATCTTTCAGTGAAGAACTTTACCACAAACAGACGCTGATCTAGTTTAATTCTTAACCATATGTATCTTAAACTTCTCAGTTCTATCATCGTACATGAAATGTGATCAGTCAAAATCAGGTTCAattgttattttgtctttgttctgATTCTTTTAAACAGAAACTTTGTGTCCTGATGTTAATTGTCATATGTCCGGAGCTTCGCTGGGTCCGTGAACGTGTCTGCGGCTCCCGCTCATCAGGTGTGATTGCCGGCACCTGTCGGTCCAGAGGAGCCGGgacgagccgagccgagccgagcggAGTCCAGAGGAGCCCAGAGGAGCCGAGAGGAGCCGAGCAGGAGGGATGCAGAAAGGGCTGAAGAAGTACTTCGTCAACATGGACGAGTTCCTGTCCAGTGTTGGACTCTACCGCAAGATGGTGGCGAGAGACGCGTCCAGTCTGTTCAGGGCCGTGTCCGAGCAGGTGGGCTAAAGCTAACGCGCTAAAGCTAACGAGCTAAGCTAACGCGCTAACGCGCTAAAGCTAACGCGCTAAAGCTAACGCGCTAAAGCTACCGCGCTAAAGCTACCGCGCTAAAGCTACCGCGCTAAAGCTACCGCGCTAGCAGCATCAGGAGGGCGGGGTCAACttaagctaacaagctagcagCGTAAGGAGGGGGGTGGGTAAGCTAAAGCTAACGAGCTAGCAGCTTCAGGAGGGCGGGGTCAGCTAAAGCTAAAGCTAACGAGCTAGCAGCCTCAGGAGGGCGGAGTCAGCTGCTCAGCTAAAGCTAACGAGCTAGCAGCTTCAGGAGGGCGGGGTCAGCAGGTGAGCtaaagctaacaagctagcagTTTCAGGAGGGCGGGGTCAGCACGTCAGCTAACAAGCTAGCAGCCTTAGGAGGGCGGGGTCAGTtaaagctaacaagctagcagCCTCAGGAGGGCGGGGTCAGCAGGTGAGCtaaagctaacaagctagcagCTTCAGGAGGGCGGGGTCAGCAGGTgagctaaagctaacagctcCGGGGGGAGGAGTCAGTTGTTACCCAGAGTTGTTGTCACCGGGGGTAACAACTGACTGTTGTTACAATGGAAACTGATGAAGGACAGACTCACATCCATCACTGAGTTAAAATAGCAAATAAAGCactgaagtaaaaatacttaaCTTAATAGTTTACTCAAgtaagatgtttgtgtgtgtgtgtgactgtgtgtgtgtgaatgtgtgtgtgtgtatagttgtATTACTCTCAGAACTACCATCAGAAGATCCGTCAGGATTGTGCCGACTTCATGAGAACAAACAGATGCAACTTTGAACCAGTAAGTTTTCAAGTGGCCTGATAGTTGACAGTGCGTTGCCATGACAACCAGTCGATGTtcagatgtgtttttcttctttcagtttGTTGAAGGTTCCTTCGAGAAATATCTGGAGCGTCTGGAGGACCCGAAGGTGAGCtgccgtgacctttgacctttgtcctATAAGTGTGAGCGGGTGTGTCGGTAACAGTGGGTGTGTCCTCAGGAGACCGTGGGTCAGGTGGAGATCAAGGCTCTGTCTCAGCTGTACAGGTGAGGAACCCCAGGTGCATCATGGGTTCTCTACTGAACTGATGTCATCACAatacatcctgtgtgtgtgtgtgtgtgtgtgtgtgtgtaggcgttGTTTCCTGATCTACCGTTACCCGGGGAAACCAGCCACAGTGATCTCAGAGGACGACTTAGTGGACAAGGTGACGACGCCTGACGTTTAAACAGAAGTCTGACCAAtcagacaagggggggggggggtaggatctgttgtttctgttgtcCTGCAGAACATCACTTTGGTTTTCCAGCCATCTGATTGGTCAGTAGTTTGACCGTTTACAGGTGTTGATCTCTCGGTTCAGCCtcagttgccatggtgatttacATGATGGTGAACGATCCTGAAGTTCCTGTGCTGACTGTCAATCATCTGCGTTGCCTAGGTGATGCTGTGCTGCTCCATCAATGGTCACTATGATATCGTTTACACCAGGAGTTACCCCGCCTCCGCCGCGCTGTGTCAGGGTGAGTACTGACCAGGGATTGttccatcagtgtgtgtgtgtgtgtgtgatgtcatatgtgtgtgtgtgtgtctgtgtagctgTGCTGTACGAGCTGCTCTACACTCAGGTGTTTGGAGTGGATGAGGTGGAGCTCTGTCAGGCTATGGAGGCCTCCCGGGTCGGAGGTCGTTGCTACAGAAACAGCGTATCAATGTGTAGTGATGTTGATATCGGCTACGACACACCTGAGGACCGAGGacaaaggtacacacacacacacacacacacacacacacacaatgtaatgACAGTCACAGTCAGGTGCGTTTGTTTCATctgcagggaggaggtggagttggtTGGAGCTACTGAGGAGAGACACAGAAGTGGGACAGATGACCCAAAGGTCAGGGGGTCAAAAcgtctgagacagtttgtgtgttatctgtgtttgtgtgtgtgtgtgtgtgtgtcagctgtgattggttgttgtggtgattttgtttttcagtctcCTGCAGACGCTCCTCCGTACAGACTCTCTCTTCCTTATAAAGTCATGAAGTCTCTGGACGGAGACGTGTACAGAAACCTGGAGTTTGACGTGTGGCAGGACACCTGCAAAGGtaacgcatgcacacacacagacacacatgtgacaaacacacacacacacaccatacactAAGCTGACAACCTTTTTATACATAAAAAGAAGGTTTGATTGTGTCAAAACAAACTAGATTCATCGTGCTGTGGTTATTTGCCTCCAACAACCAGAGCAGCTCTGGTCTAATTACATtatcgtgacctttgaccacaggAATCTAaccacacagatacacaaccaCGACagatacacaaccacacagataCACGACCGGGACAGACACACGACCGGGACAGACACACGACCGGGACAGACACACGACCGGGACAGACACACGAccgggacagacacacaaccgcGACAGGTACACGACCGGGACAGACACACGACCGGGACAGATACACAACCGCGACAGGTACACAACCGCGACAgattcagagcagcagctgcagccacttCAGTCGACCTCATCTCAGGCAGGTTGTGGTTCCAACACCAAGAAACACAAAGATCCTGTGGACTTAGTGTGAGGCAAACATTCACTTTGTGCCAAGTGGGAACAAATCACCTTGAGGTGTTCTTAAGATGACTTGTTAACAGGGCCAGTAGTCTAAGgtcactgacctttgaccttcaaccaccAAAGTCGATTCAGTTCATCCTTCAACTGAACGTTTGAACCAACTTATCGAGTTCTCAAGAACTAAaggaacaaaatgaaaacatgccCCTTCaggccactaggtgtcactggtgctgagacataaaaaaaaccatTCATACTGTGGACGTTTGATGAAGTGATCATGTGACTCACTCTTATGCTGATTGGTCATCTACATCCTAATTGATTATCTCAGTAATCAGATTGCATCCGCCTGAATGATGCTGTAGTAATCAGATTACTGCGCTGTGTGACTGACAGAGATGCAGAAGACGGATTATATGGTGTTCGCTGGTAGGCAGTACTTCCTGGGAGACAAGTGTCAggtgacagcacacacacacacggctgtgaTGAAATGAAGCTTCATGTGTCATTAGCATCAAGTCTGTGAAATCATGTTGTCACCAGAtcctctgttgtgtgtctgtgtgtgtgtgtgtgtgtgtgtttaggtgcgTCTGGAGCCAAAGGGGAAATACTATAACGCCTTCATCCAGGAAGTAGGAACCCACTCGTCAGCCGTCACCGTGTTCATCGAGGAGCTGGGAGAGAAGTAAACAACATTTAATCTGACGACTCTTCCACATTAATCTGAAGCAAgtatcaggtgtgaaaggtttcCTCCAGACCAGCAGACATCAGACGCCGTCTACGAACCGATCAGAGTCAAGTATAGGGAGACGCAgcctaaattacaatgtgaaaccaaccagatgaaatgaaacaaagcGAGAAGCTTCCGACTCTCAGTGAGGAAACATGAGTGTTTAacgtgaagaggaagaggagacgagtTCTTCACTCAGACGCTTGTGATGTCTCTCTGTCTTAGACACCTGGTTCCTCTGACGGATCTGAAGCCAGTGAATCCAGTTCCTGCCTGGAATGTTGCTGCTCCAACTAGAAAAGGAGATCTGGGTAAGCTCACGTTACTCTATGACCTCTGACCTATTGCAACCACCCCCTGACCCTATGGCCTCGTGCAGACCTGGACTCTCGTGGTCAGCGTCATCATCGTCACCGTTACTTCAGGAAGTCTCGGGGCAGCAGTGGAATGAAGGGAGCCGAGCTGATGATAGCCCCGCCCCCTCTATACGGAGGCCCCGCCCCATCCAGCCTGCCCCCTCGCTTCCAGCCGGCAGGTCACCCCcgcccaccccctcctccctcagctGGAGCGATGACCTATGACCCCTAcgcccccccacaccaccaccaccaccaccaccctacAGTCAGAGCCCCTCGCTACGGAGCATCCAGGTGGGAACTGATACTTGTAgtagttagggttgcaaaattccgggaatattcaaagttggaaactttccatgggaatatacgggaatatacgggaattaatgggaattaacaggaataaactggaaatgttgtaggtaatttatactaactgtatttaccttgtcatatacagacataaatataaacattttgttgtgtcataggctgatttgagccctgaggaaactttgggcacttgactatatgcttctgcatcgttgtgtcattcttaacataggtctttgcacagtatttgcaaatgtacacagcctttccttctacattggatggggtgaaatgtctccacacatgagagagtgcacgtggcattgttctgtagaataagatgagaaaaaagtttgtaaaaaaacactaatgcaatgccagagatattaatagttagacaaacaattggaatcgtctgtaaacatattttacatttgatggataaatgaatggaaatagtctagatgaacagatgaacaatcctcaatcagcatgctaatatattttcccagtaacatcatggaaacttacctgactagtccttcactctacagcaggcctcaatagccctgctgtagagtgaagcatgctgggagttatctgtgcatgtgatggaagaatgaccagtggagggttgaaactcaacgttccatacatctttaaaatagagttttgaatgatgtttttattgctcagcgtttaatttgcctagttgttttttttttcacaattcccaaaattcccgagcttaatattcccatggaaagtttccgaaaaagtttccggaaatttaccggaaagtttccgcccctttgcaactcTAGTAGTAGAACCTGTGAAGTTGATCACATTCACACCTGCTGAGACACAGGTTGACGTCAGGTGTGAAGACATGTGACACAGTGAAGACGCCAGAGGCTGAAGGAGGCGGTACCCATCATTTACTCTGGATACTGAttgacttcctgtgtgtgtgtgtgtctctgtgtgtgtgtgtgtgtttgtcatggaTTGTGGTCAGAAGCTCAACCCGTTTCCTCAACCGTCACCTGATTGGCCCACAGCTGACCTACTACCACCCTGGAAGACGATATTACCACGACTATGAGAACTACGCCTTCAGGTCCCGGTAAATGACGCCATCATCTTGCCACCGACCATTTGTGTGGTTGGTGTTCACCACGATGACCTGTCTCTCACATGTGATCCACTTTGAATCCAAAGGGACAGTGCACACTAATTAATATGAGCACAATGTTCCAGAGTCTCTTAGACTAATCTTCATCTCTCAGACACGTTGATGttaaagacacaaagaaacgAGACTCTTCCAGATGACGACGTGTATAATCATCACATGAATATAACACAACGGCTCTCTGTAGAACCGTGACTGTGGCACCCCCGGTGGTCCATCACAGCGTCTCTTACTGTGTTCAGTCGTAGCCGCCGTCAGCTGGTTGCTGCGATCAATAAAGATTGTCAGTTTGGTTACCCTGCGGAGACGGGGGAGGAGTCAGGCGATCTGGACACGCCCATCACGTACTACCAGCTGGAcgacgccagcgacgccgtctTCCCGCCGCTGCCGGTGAGAAAAGCACATGACCACGCGGACATGTGACGCTGCGTTTCCATTTGGATTCACTGTGACTCCTCCCACAGGGcactgctcctccccctccacctgGCTCCACCTATCGAGTTCAGAGAGCCTCTGGACACGCCCCCCCTTCCCATGGACCTGCAAACAGCCCAGTGTGCTCCTCAGAGGACGAGCAGGAGGACACCGCTGAGGACCAGGGTGAGGACGGCTCGGGACGCTTTCTCTCCCACTCTTTGTCCGTctctttgacctctgaccttttgtctctttgtctctcagcTGAGTTCTCAGAGGATTTCATCTTCAGTGCTCAGGGTGAGTCTTGTTAAAGTAGCTTCATCCTGTGAAATCAGTATGTATTTATCTGGGGGACAGAGAGTTTCCAGATTGACCTtgtgaccccgcccccccccccccgggactcgaacactgaccacagtgactctccactgtcGTGTGGTGctcactctccttaaagggacggataagggaagtttaactCCACGtgtggttggttcagttgatctctaactcacccagaacatctccaCCTCTCCAGACTGGTCCTGTCCCCAC
The sequence above is a segment of the Limanda limanda chromosome 2, fLimLim1.1, whole genome shotgun sequence genome. Coding sequences within it:
- the alg13 gene encoding LOW QUALITY PROTEIN: putative bifunctional UDP-N-acetylglucosamine transferase and deubiquitinase ALG13 (The sequence of the model RefSeq protein was modified relative to this genomic sequence to represent the inferred CDS: substituted 1 base at 1 genomic stop codon), which translates into the protein MQKGLKKYFVNMDEFLSSVGLYRKMVARDASSLFRAVSEQLYYSQNYHQKIRQDCADFMRTNRCNFEPFVEGSFEKYLERLEDPKETVGQVEIKALSQLYRRCFLIYRYPGKPATVISEDDLVDKVMLCCSINGHYDIVYTRSYPASAALCQAVLYELLYTQVFGVDEVELCQAMEASRVGGRCYRNSVSMCSDVDIGYDTPEDRGQREEVELVGATEERHRSGTDDPKSPADAPPYRLSLPYKVMKSLDGDVYRNLEFDVWQDTCKEMQKTDYMVFAGRQYFLGDKCQVRLEPKGKYYNAFIQEVGTHSSAVTVFIEELGEKHLVPLTDLKPVNPVPAWNVAAPTRKGDLDLDSRGQRHHRHRYFRKSRGSSGMKGAELMIAPPPLYGGPAPSSLPPRFQPAGHPRPPPPPSAGAMTYDPYAPPHHHHHHHPTVRAPRYGASRSSTRFLNRHLIGPQLTYYHPGRRYYHDYENYAFRSRRSRRQLVAAINKDCQFGYPAETGEESGDLDTPITYYQLDDASDAVFPPLPVRKAHDHADMXRCGTAPPPPPGSTYRVQRASGHAPPSHGPANSPVCSSEDEQEDTAEDQAEFSEDFIFSAQDQNYQTSGVYTAAEPSDNQDGQEGGCADSPPRPDMNYNYTQQVVKPLAVVGSSPSSSSSSPSSPSSHVLAAAHLPPTAHTQTRSAAMSIPASSPWLVNELVEPLCTVVAPPPYSYDPNGSDLPRDCRILQYYFNLGVQWYWQQQTTYSPPSPENHYTYQPYPPYLSQEPLHAASHQPPSSYPESSRAGDGQTDGPSPSIEGSSSIGPAPPGSAPSAAHLYQEQTPHPPPSMLHLPYEAPPITTYLPSAAHPPHPQPSHLPPHSSYHCLPPSVQWGTLQTGGHNSRVYCPAPNPAHVVAYITAPSPHHTATHYMPPPV